A single window of Solenopsis invicta isolate M01_SB chromosome 3, UNIL_Sinv_3.0, whole genome shotgun sequence DNA harbors:
- the LOC105199843 gene encoding transmembrane protein 184C, which yields MASICRRWRLWILPVLTCLYALLIVILVPILLVNSIKNGFKKQDQGALVGGAFVLLALPIAFYEIIQHMIYYTQPRLQKYIIRILWMVPIYAVNAWLGLVYPEGSIYVDSLRECYEAYVIYNFMMYLLAYLNADHQLEHRLEISPQVHHMFPLCCLPNWEMGREFVHMCKHGILQYTAVRPISTLISFICELNGVYGEGEFRGDVAFPYMIALNNLSQFVAMYCLVLFYRANQEALKPMKPIGKFLCIKAVVFFSFFQGVLIALLVYFDVISSIFNTENSDDIRNISSKLQDFLICIEMFLAAVAHHYSFSYKPFVNLAQGQAWWDAFRAMWDVSDVHNDIKEHLGVVGSSLSRRIRGRGAYQQAWGSATERTSLLPEATVVVSQARSAPACSFSSYNTEAGLNNNPSVGESEEAAVNALDSNNAINT from the exons ATGGCTTCGATCTGCCGACGCTGGAGATTATGGATATTACCTGTGCTGACCTGCCTGTATGCGCTACTTATTGTTATACTTGTACCAATTTTGCTAGTCAACTCCATCAAGAATGGCTTCAAGAAGCAGGATCAGGGTGCATTGGTGGGTGGCGCTTTTGTTTTGCTGGCGCTACCCATTGCCTTCTATGAGATTATCCAGCACATGATATACTACACACAACCTAGActacagaaatatataataag GATACTATGGATGGTACCCATCTATGCAGTGAATGCC TGGTTAGGTTTGGTGTATCCCGAAGGAAGCATATATGTGGATAGCTTAAGAGAATGCTACGAGGCTTATGTAATATACAATTTCATGATGTATCTACTGGCCTATTTAAATGCAGACCACCAGTTGGAGCATCGACTGGAGATCTCTCCTCAAGTGCACCATATGTTTCCCCTGTGCTGTCTTCCTAATTGGGAGATGGGCAGAGAATTTGTACATATGTGCAAGCATGGGATTTTACAATATACCGCTGTTAGGCCTATATCGACTTTAATATCATT CATATGTGAATTGAATGGAGTTTATGGGGAAGGTGAATTTAGGGGGGACGTGGCTTTCCCGTACATGATTGCTCTAAACAATTTATCGCAGTTTGTTGCCATGTACTGTCTGGTACTCTTTTACCGTGCCAATCAAGAAGCCTTGAAGCCAATGAAGCCAATCGGAAAGTTTTTATGCATCAAAGCTGTCGTGTTCTTCTCGTTCTT TCAAGGAGTGCTAATAGCTCTCTTGGTGTATTTCGACGTCATATCAAGTATTTTTAATACGGAAAACTCTGATGACATCAGGAATATATCGTCCAAATTGCAAGATTTTCTAATTTGCATAGAGATGTTTTTGGCCGCAGTGGCACATCACTATAGCTTCTCCTATAAACCGTTTGTCAATTTAGCACAGGGTCAAGCATGGTGGGACGCATTTAG AGCAATGTGGGACGTTTCCGATGTGCATAATGACATAAAGGAACACTTGGGCGTCGTCGGCTCGTCCCTCAGTCGCAGGATACGTGGGCGGGGCGCATATCAGCAAGCTTGGGGAAGCGCGACGGAGCGTACGTCGCTCTTACCCGAAGCCACGGTGGTGGTGAGCCAAGCCAGAAGCGCACCCGCCTGCTCGTTCTCGAGCTATAACACCGAGGCAGGACTGAACAATAATCCATCCGTCGGAGAATCCGAGGAGGCGGCCGTGAACGCGCTGGATAGCAACAACGCCATCAACACGTAG
- the LOC105199842 gene encoding thymidylate synthase, with the protein MSNGVEGSLRGTTQDMEHKTDEKLKTEEHEEYQYLRLIEKVIKTGAKRGNRTGVDTYSIFGAQMRFSLRDGVFPLLTTKRVFWRAVVEELLWFIKGSTNSKELTDKGIHIWDENGSRAFLDSYGFTNREEGDLGPVYGFQWRHFGAEYKDMHTDYTRQGIDQLKEVIHKVKHSPEDRRIIMSAWNPVDIPKMALPPCHTFVQFYVNNGELSAQLYQRSADMGLGVPFNIASYSLLTYMIAHVTGLKPGEFVHTMGDCHVYVNHISALEEQVKREPREFPKLKIVREIKDIDDFIAEDFELIDYKPYAKLYMKMAV; encoded by the exons ATGTCGAACGGCGTCGAAGGATCATTGCGAGGCACGACGCAAGACATGGAACATAAAACGGACGAAAAGCTGAAGACAGAAGAGCACGAGGAGTATCAGTATCTACGACTTATCGAAAAGGTTATTAAGACTGGAGCGAAGAGAGGCAATCGTACTGGCGTCGATACCTATTCCATCTTCGGCGCGCAAATGCGTTTCAGCTTACGAGATG GTGTTTTCCCATTACTGACAACTAAGAGAGTATTTTGGCGAGCGGTGGTTGAGGAACTGCTGTGGTTTATCAAAGGATCGACAAATTCTAAGGAATTAACAGACAAGGGTATTCACATTTGGGATGAGAATGGTTCGCGGGCTTTTCTGGACTCTTACGGCTTCACCAACCGAGAAGAGGGTGATTTGGGGCCTGTCTATGGTTTTCAATGGCGACATTTTGGCGCCGAATACAAAGACATGCACACAGATTATACAAGACAag gAATAGATCAGTTAAAAGAAGTTATCCACAAAGTGAAGCATTCTCCAGAGGATAGACGTATTATAATGTCGGCTTGGAATCCGGTTGATATTCCAAAAATGGCGTTGCCACCGTGCCACACATTCGTACAGTTTTACGTAAATAACGGAGAATTGTCCGCTCAGCTTTATCAAAGAAGCGCGGATATGGGTTTGGGAGTGCCATTTAATATAGCATCGTATTCTCTGCTGACTTACATGATCGCTCATGTTACAGGATTAAAG CCAGGAGAATTTGTACATACAATGGGAGACTGCCATGTCTACGTCAATCATATAAGCGCCCTTGAGGAACAGGTGAAACGCGAACCGCGCGAGTTTCCAAAATTAAAGATAGTCAGAGAGATCAAAGATATCGACGATTTCATTGCCGAAGATTTCGAATTGATAGATTACAAGCCATACGCCAAACTCTACATGAAAATGGCCGTCTGA
- the LOC105193047 gene encoding protein ILRUN gives MDLNNDLDQHLLHQFSCLGTTDKDDLVKQLQKLLADSHLNETTATFFLDMNNWNLQAAICSYIDYGSPFNTPCMTLICDSTIGEGEAVPPNTNFQKSWRVQNSGNEPWPSGIQLQQSSGVHMGCVRIPVPPLAPKETTELSVTLKSPAETGVHQSKWRMTTTNGSYFGDVIWVIITVNECGTLAVTQQLHQLSTQSNDVQMS, from the exons ATGGATCTCAACAATGATCTGGACCAACATTTGCTGCACCAGTTCAGCTGCCTGGGCACCACGGACAAGGATGACCTGGTGAAACAGCTGCAGAAGCTGCTAGCGGACAGCCATCTGAACGAGACCACCGCCACGTTCTTCCTTGACATGAACAATTG GAATCTGCAAGCGGCAATTTGCAGTTACATTGATTATGGAAGTCCCTTCAACACTCCGTGTATGACATTGATATGCGACAGTACAATCGGCGAGGGAGAGGCTGTACCGCCTAACACGAACTTTCAGAAGTCGTGGCGTGTGCAGAACAGCGGTAACGAGCCTTGGCCCAGTGGTATCCAACTGCAGCAGTCCAGTGGAGTGCATATGGGCTGCGTGCGGATACCTGTTCCACCGTTGGCCCCCAAGGAAACCACTGAGTTGAGTGTAACATTGAAGAGTCCAGCTGAAACCGGTGTTCATCAAAGTAAATGGAGAATGACTACGACCAATGGTTCTTATTTTGGGG ATGTTATCTGGGTGATCATAACGGTGAATGAATGCGGCACATTGGCGGTTACTCAACAGTTGCATCAGTTAAGTACGCAGTCCAATGATGTACAAATGTCCTAG